The DNA segment GTTCTGGGGGACGCCGTAAAATATTGTCTGGAAAATCAATCGGAGGCCATCCCCGGAGTCGATTCCCTGGATGTGCTGGACGATCATGTGGAGGCCTGGATCAGCCAGCGGCATATTCACGGGAATACGGCGGAGACCTTCACCCATACCTTCCACTGGTAAACGCAGCTCTTATGTGGAACCGTATATTCTATATCGAAAGGAAAAAGATAAAATGAAGAAAAGGTTCGTATTTCTGATTCTAACCGCAATGCTTGCGGGAATGACGGCGGCCTGCGCTAAAAAGGAGGCCAGCACAGACAAACCTGCCAGTGAGAGCAGGGAGGTGACAGAGCAGGCCAGCTCTGAGAAAAGCGTTGAAACCTCGGCCCATGTGGAGGAGAAGCCTCTGACGCTGGAGGAGTCGGAGCTTCGGTTTGTCTATGCCAAGGACAATTTTGTTGCAGTGGCGTTTCACGGCCCGGAAGATATTGGCATGTCTTTTTGCCAGTCGGACGGAAGCGAATTGGCGCCGAATGCTTTTTTAGGCTATGGCGATTTAGGCAATGGATGGACACTGGGAATCACCTACGAATTGTCTGAGAACTATACGGCTGATGATTTAGGACTCAGTGTCTCCGATTATGACGCTGAAAAAATGCCTGATGGTACATATGCCGAAAGGCTGTTTCCTGATTTGGGAGAGCCCATGACCGAAGAAGAGTTAAAAGAAATTGGATTTTCTTTCCTTGATGGGGCATGCTGTATCGTCGGTAATGCGCGCGGCATTTATGGCAAGGACTGTTTCGGAATGTTCTTCTCGATTTCCTTTTTTGATGATAATCATGGGAAAGAGCCGGATGAGATTGAGGGATTCCGTATGGATCGCTTTTCTTTCTTTGCCGGGGACGGAACGCCTCTGGGAGAGTATTTTGACGGCTACACCTTAAAGCTGGAGCCGCGCCATTTGTCCATGTACGTGTACCTGTATCAGGATGACGGCACAAAGGATGAGGCGAAGAATAAAAGCATGTGTGCGGAACTGAAGGCCTGCCATCCCTACGCAGTTTACACGGGTGCAGACGGCCAAACCCATCAGTTTCCGTTTTTTGAGAAATAGAAATTGGGTTTTGCCGGTGAGGGGAAAGGTGGTGTGCAGAATTGCGGTGCGGCAGCAGGAAGGAAAAACGACATTTATCATCGCATTTTGCCTTTGCATGTGATAAAATAAAACAAAGAGCAAAAAGAAGCGAAGGAGGTCTCCCATGCAGTACGTGAACCGCTGCCAATCCCCCATCGGAAAGATCCTGCTGGCCGCAGACGATACCGGCTTGACCGGCTTATGGTTTGAAGGGCAGAAATATTTCGGCCTTTATCTGGACAAAGAGCACGAGGAAAGAGAACTTCCCGTGTTCGAGCAGGCGAAACAATGGCTTGACGTCTATTTTTCAGGCAGAGAGCCGGATTTTAAAGTGCCGCTTCATTTCATCGGAACGGATTTCCAGAAAGAAGTGTGGGAAATCCTCTATTCCATCCCTTATGGACAGACGACGACCTACGGGGAAATTGCAAAGCAGCTGGCGGCAAAGCGCGGATTAGAACACATGTCGGCGCAGGCGGTCGGCGGGGCCGTGAGCCACAATGAGATTTCCATCCTCGTCCCCTGCCACCGGGTTGTGGGGACAAACGGAAGCCTGACCGGATACGCTGGCGGCATTGATAAGAAGATTGCGCTCCTTAAGCTGGAAGGCGCCCTGAAGGAAGAATACTTCATCCCCAGACACAGTACGGCACCGTAAAGGAGACATATGAAGCACCGAAAATGCATCCCATTTTTCGTATCCCTTTTCCTGCTGGTTCTTGCATATCTGTGGCTCCGCCCGGCAAACTTCCATAGCGGCAGCTTTTCCCGGGCGGATCTGCTGGAAGATTATGAGTATATGTGGTCTGCTCTGGAGGAAAATTTCCCCTTATTCGAGGCGGCCGAAAACCGCTATGGGATCGACAGAAAGGAAATTTACGCCAGATACAAAGACGCCCTGCTCCGGACGTCGGACATGGATGTAACAGAATTTTATGAGCTTTTGTCCGGCTGCCTCAGTGAATTCCGTTATACGTGCCATCTTTCCGTCGCCGATACGGAAGTGTTCCGGCTTAACCAGGAGGCGCATACCCGGTTTTCCAACGCAGAACTGGCGGCATACGGGGAAGAAAAGGCGGAACAGGCCTACGCATATCTGGAGCAGAAACAGCTCGAAGACGAAAAACAGCAGGACACGAAAGGAAAAGCCAGCTCTGCGCCGGAAAATGGTATCTACCTTAAATATTACGGAGAAGTCCCGGCGATTGTCATCGAGTCCTTTGCCTGCGCCGACATGGAGCAGGCCGGGAACATGGCAGAAAAGCTGAAATCCGTCTTAAAGGAGTGCAGTCAGGCGCCGGACATTGTAATTGACCTCAGAGGAAACAGCGGCGGAAACACACTGGTGTGGACAAACGGCTTTCTTCCATATTTGGGAAAGGACGAGCTGGTGATGACGTCTTACCAGGCAAGCATCAATGGGGAGCTGAACCGGAGCATGTTTCCCATCGACTTTTCAGCAGAGCCGCGGTATCGAGACACAACGTATGAAATCGAAAGCTTCCGGCTCGAGGAGGACACAGACCTTGAGGCGCTTACCGGCATGGAAATGGAGGCGCTCAGCGTCTCGGAACTTGAACGCTGCGACCTGTTTTTAAAGGTGACAAAACGGCAGACCTTTTCAGAAGAGGAATGCTGGGCGGCAGAAGGGAACCTCTGGTGCCTGATTGATTCGTCAACGGCATCGGCGGCCGCGAGCTTTGCATGGACGCTAAAAAGCGCCGGGCTTGCCGCGGTCATCGGCCCGGAAACAGGCGGAAAGATCGGCGGCGGGCTGCTGCCGCCCATGCAGGCGGCCATGATGCTTCCAAACAGCGGCCTGATTGTCCGATATGCCCCGTATTATATCCTGAACGAAGACGGAAGCTGCATGGACTTTGGCATGCATCCGGATATCACCGAAGAAAACCCGGAGTTCTGGATATGGAAGAATTTGGGCTGACATGCCGCCTGCCGCCTCTTCTTAATGGAATTTCACTTCCGGCAACAGGAATCGCTGCGGCTGATCCTAAGGAAAAGCGCAGCGATTCCTGCCGCAGCGAACGCCGCCTGTACCGTCCCGACGGCCGCTGGCACGGAGAACGCCGGATCTAACGTCCCGCACGCTAAGGGATACTGGCGAAAGAAGCTGCCGTTCCACATGCCGAAGGCGTCCGGGAGCGGGAGCACCAGGAGCAGAAGCAGGACGGCCATCCAGATAAGAAGGAGAACGTGATGCCTCTGCCCCAGAAGCCAGCCGCTCCCGAGCGAAAAAAGAAGCGGCGGGACGGCGGCCGCCATGGCAGGCAGAAACAGCTCTCCCCAGGAATGCCAGTGAAAATACACGCCGTAAAAGACCGCGGCCTCAGAAAATACAAGAACCGTCAGGAGGCAAGTACCGGATAAGGCGGCGGCGCAGCGTACTGCGCCGTACCGGCGGGGGGACATGGCAGCCGCCCTCGTGAGGACAGCCGCCCGCCTGGCCGCGGGAGCGGTGAAAAAGGTCAGGAAAAGCAATGTGCCGCTCCATAAAAACGGAAGGAGACGGCAGAGATAGTCCCCGAAGCTCCAGGCGGAAAACGGCGCCGTATGGGAAACGCCGAGAACCGTCACACGGTTTAACACCTGCCAGCCGTAAAACAGCAGGGTAAAGGCCAGCCCGGCAAAAAATTTGTTGAACAGAAGTCTCCGGCATTCATAGAAATAAATCTTAAGCAAGGTTCAAGTCCTCCTCTCTAAGCCCGCAGGCATCTAAAAATTCTTCATACGTCAAATACGGCGCCATGGGATCCGGCTCCCGGTTAAAGAGCCTGAAAAGAATCTGATCCATGGCCGCTTCCCCGCCAACCAGCGTTTCCGCTTTCAAAATTTTAAGAGGCATTTCGCAGTACCGCCGCACATAAGCCAGATCCTCCGTGATGAGAAGCTTCTTCTCCTCCGGCAGCATGTCCAGATATTCCGGATTCCGCACATAAAAATCCAGGTAATAATCCTCCACCGCCTCCTGCCACTGCTTTACATAGTGCTCTCTTGCATAGGCCTCGCCGTAAAGCTCCTTTACGATGCGCCAGGTGGTATAAACCGTGAGCCCTTCTGCCGACCAGGTGCCTTCCGGCTCCGAGGCATCGAACATGCAGCCGAGCCCCCACCACTGGTGCACCAGCTCATGAATCATCACTTCGCCGGGGACGGCGCCTTTTCCGGTGTCGCTTAAGTTTGCGGCGGTAAAATCGGCTTCGTCCAGAAGGCTTGCGCCGGTTGTGGCATAGCCGCCGCCCGAAACACGGCTCTGCACCAGCTTGAGCGAGCCGTCTGCGCCGAAAGAGGGAAGGCCGTAATGCTCTAAGCAGTAGGAGACGACGGCCTGCACGGCTTCTGAGGCATTGGCCGCCTCCATGACGGCCTGATGGCGGCGGCCGTAGTAAAACTCAATGGACAGCCCCCCGGCCTCAAAGACCTGCCGGACATAGTCCCCGGCGTAGAGGATGCCGCCTGTGCCGTTGTATTCATAGCGCCAGGTGGCAGTCCCGTCCGCATGTTCCGAGATAATTCTGGCTTCGCCCGTCCGGAAGGGGATGACGGTCATGGACTTTGGCAGCGTGATTTCCACGGCCGCCGGATACAGGTTTTCGTCGGGCATCACATTGAGGAGGCGCGGCGAAAGGGCAGCATTTTCCAGGCACAGGTATTCCTGGCTGATTTCCAAGCGGCCCTGCATGGCGGAGAGGCTGCGGCTCTCTTTCGGGAACCCGCCGTACTCCACCGTCAGCTCCACCTCTGTCTCTGCCGGGATTTCTGCGGTCAGCATGGCTTCGTTAAACTCCTGGTAGCCGCTGACGGAAAAGGGAACTTCCCGTCCATTTGCGCGGACGGAGGTGACGGCGTAGCCGGGATTGATCCCAAAGGCGGCGTCCTGGGCCTGTCCCGAGGTGTTCTGGAACCGGAAGGCGGCCCGGCCGGATACGGTTCCGGCGCCGGTATCCGGGAAAACCTGGGCAGAGCGCCCGGTGCAGACGACGTCCTCCAGCCATGGAAGTTCGAGAAAAGTCATCACGGTCTGGCCGGGATTTTCATGATCCACCATGGGCTGCCGGACGAAAGAAACGGCAGCGGCGGCAAGGAGGACGAATGTAGCGGCCGGCCGTCCGATATGCCGGAGATTTTGTCGGAAGGAGGCGGTAAATCCCAGCCCATAGCGGCGGATGCTGAGATAAGACAAAATCCATGCGCCGGACAGAGCCAAAAGCCAGGTGAGCCGCATGTAGGATACGGAGCGGAAAATCCGGAAGTTCGAGAAGTCATCGGACAAAGCCCAGACGCAGGGATTCA comes from the Eubacteriaceae bacterium Marseille-Q4139 genome and includes:
- a CDS encoding methylated-DNA--[protein]-cysteine S-methyltransferase — translated: MQYVNRCQSPIGKILLAADDTGLTGLWFEGQKYFGLYLDKEHEERELPVFEQAKQWLDVYFSGREPDFKVPLHFIGTDFQKEVWEILYSIPYGQTTTYGEIAKQLAAKRGLEHMSAQAVGGAVSHNEISILVPCHRVVGTNGSLTGYAGGIDKKIALLKLEGALKEEYFIPRHSTAP